A genome region from Danio aesculapii chromosome 2, fDanAes4.1, whole genome shotgun sequence includes the following:
- the en2b gene encoding homeobox protein engrailed-2b: MEENDHSNRDVERQDSGEESNRAILPLLQAPGNLLPHRITNFYIDNILRPDFGRRKEGSRREEINIVERENRCPSAPGSGQVAPLSGEGTSSPHAVSASKKTDISADESLKSRAETGDQCLSSDSDCSQSSAAQSKQPMLWPAWVYCTRYSDRPSSGPRSRKPKKKTPTKEDKRPRTAFTAEQLQRLKNEFQNNRYLTEQRRQALAQELGLNESQIKIWFQNKRAKIKKATGNKNTLAVHLMAQGLYNHATVTKDDKSDSD; encoded by the exons ATGGAAGAAAATGATCATAGCAACAGAGATGTGGAGCGCCAGGATTCGGGCGAGGAGTCCAATAGGGCTATTCTTCCCCTGTTGCAGGCTCCTGGAAACCTACTCCCTCACAGAATCACCAACTTTTACATCGACAATATTTTAAGACCAGACTTTGGTCGCAGGAAAGAAGGAAGCAGACGCGAAGAAATTAACATAGTTGAAAGAGAGAATCGCTGTCCATCGGCTCCCGGATCAGGGCAGGTAGCTCCATTATCAGGGGAAGGAACCTCGAGCCCTCACGCTGTAAGCGCATCTAAAAAAACTGATATTAGCGCGGACGAATCTCTGAAATCCCGTGCAGAGACTGGAGATCAGTGTTTAAGTTCCGATTCGGACTGCTCACAAAGTAGCGCTGCGCAGTCGAAACAGCCAATGCTTTGGCCGGCTTGGGTATATTGCACAAGATATTCGGACAGACCTTCATCAG GACCAAGATCACGCAAACCAAAGAAGAAAACCCCAACCAAGGAAGACAAGCGTCCAAGAACAGCCTTCACAGCGGAGCAACTACAGAGACTCAAGAATGAATTCCAGAATAATCGCTACCTGACGGAGCAAAGGAGGCAAGCGTTGGCCCAGGAACTCGGCCTGAACGAGTCTCAAATCAAAATCTGGTTTCAAAACAAAAGGGCGAAGATCAAAAAAGCTACGGGGAACAAAAACACACTTGCCGTGCACCTGATGGCACAGGGACTTTACAATCACGCCACTGTAACAAAGGACGACAAATCAGACAGTGATTAA
- the cnpy1 gene encoding protein canopy-1 yields the protein MSPWITHIRLVLVAALMLLQTTDSKKDEALYCSACMAIADEINYSISQTDPKKMIHVGGFRLKPDGSLTDKKVPLARSETYLTELLEEVCKSMSDYAQYENPDTKEKSYKRFAPRDNDGGNFPDFKNFKFDGPESSSALKFACESIVEELEDDIISLFASDADHVAKTLCSEVSDHCKSSVFQHSEL from the exons ATGTCACCATGGATTACGCATATTCGCCTTGTTCTTGTGGCTGCGCTCATGTTGCTCCAGACAACTGATTCAAAGAAAGATGAAGCACTGTACTGCTCAG cCTGCATGGCAATTGCAGATGAAATTAACTATTCCATCAGTCAGACGGATCCAAAAAAGATGATTCATGTTGGTGGCTTCAGACTTAAACCTGATGGAAGTCTTACAGACAAAAAG GTTCCTCTTGCTAGGTCTGAAACTTATTTAACTGAACTGCTGGAAGAAGTTTGCAAAAGCATGAGCGATTATGCTCAGTACGAGAACCCGGACACCAAAGAAAAGAGCTACAAGAGATTTGCACCAAGAGATAATGATGGCGGGAATTTTCCAGATTTCAAAAATTTTAAGTTTGATGGACCAGAGAGTTCCAGTGCCTTGAAGTTTGCT TGTGAAAGCATTGTGGAAGAGCTGGAAGATGATATCATCTCTCTCTTCGCCAGTGATGCAGACCATGTGGCAAAGACGTTGTGCAGTGAAGTATCAg ATCACTGTAAGAGCTCCGTTTTCCAGCACAGTGAACTTTAG